The genomic interval AAAAAGAAAAAAGATGGGTCCGATTTTATCAATTACTCATTTTTTTCTTATTCTTTGGATTATGGGAAATGGCTGGTCAAAGAGAATGGATTGATCCATTATTATTTAGCGCACCTTCGAAAATATGGGAATTATTTGTTACCAAGATGAATGATGGTACTCTTATTTCACACATTGGCACGACTCTGTTTGAAACAATTCTCGGGTTTATATTGGGCACACTACTTGGTACGATTCTGGCAGCAATCCTTTGGTGGTCAAATCGTATTTCAAAGATTCTTGATCCATATCTTGTGATATTAAATGCTATGCCAAAAGTTGCCCTTGGTCCAATTTTAATTGTTGCTCTAGGACCAGGCTTCGTTTCGATCATTGCGATGGGAACAATTATCTCGGTTATTATAACAACAATCGTTGTGTATACTTCGTTTAAAGAGGTTGATGCAAAT from Metabacillus sediminilitoris carries:
- a CDS encoding ABC transporter permease — translated: MKQKTTTDLLHKNYINELKKEKRWVRFYQLLIFFLFFGLWEMAGQREWIDPLLFSAPSKIWELFVTKMNDGTLISHIGTTLFETILGFILGTLLGTILAAILWWSNRISKILDPYLVILNAMPKVALGPILIVALGPGFVSIIAMGTIISVIITTIVVYTSFKEVDANYLKVLKTFDATKWQLFKEAVLPASYPTIVSSLKVNVGLSWVGVIVGEFLVSARGLGYLIIYGFQVFNFTLVLLSLLIIAFFATIMYQVVELLEKRVVKSEKRG